The genomic stretch CTCCGCGCCGTCATCGAGCGCTTCGCCAGTCGCGTGCTCATCGTCGTCGGCGACCTGATCACCGACGAGTACCTCATCGGCAAGCCCGGGCGGATCTCGCGCGAGGCGCCCGTCATCATCTTGAAATTCACCGACCGCGACGTGAGGCTGGGCGGCGCCGCCAACGCCGCCAACAACATCCACGCGCTCGGCGCCCGGGTCGTGCCGATCGGCGTGGTGGGGCGCGATCGCGCGGGAGAAGAGCTGCTGACCCTCTTCCGCACCGCCGGCGTCCCGACGGACGGTATCGTGACCGAGGCGGGACGGACGACGCCCGTGAAGACGCGCATCATGGCCGGCGGCTACCAGGCGACGCGCCAGCAGGTGGTGCGGATCGATCGCGAGCCCTCCGGCGAGCTCGCCCCCATGGCCGAAGACGCGCTGCTGGCGTGCCTGACCGCGCTGGGCGCGGGCGCCGACGCCATCGTGGTCTCCGACTACGGATACGGGACGGTCACGCCCCGCGTCTTCGAGCGCATCCGGGCCATCGCCCGCAAGCGCGGCGCGATCGTGAGCGTCGACAGCCGCTACGAGCTGCCGCGCTTCACCGGCGTGACCGCGGCGACGCCGAACGAGGCCGAGCTGGCGGAGCTGACGGGCAGTCCCGTCGACGACGAGCGGGCGGTGGAGAAGGCGGGGCGACAGCTGCTCGAGCGCCTCGACGCCGGCATGCTGCTCGTCACGCGTGGCAGCCAGGGCGTTGCGCTCCTGGAGCGCGAGGGAGGCGCCAGCTTCATTCCGATCTTCGGGACGGACGAGATCGCCGACGTCACCGGCGCGGGCGACACCGTCATCAGCTCGTTCACGCTGGCGCTGGCCAGCGGCGCCAGCCCCCTGGAGGCGGCGACGCTGGCGAACATGGCCGGGGGGATCGTGGTGATGAAGCGCGGGACCGCGACCGTCGCCCACACCGAGCTGGCCCAGGCGCTCAGCGACGGCAGCCCGTGAGGACGGGAGCCGGGCGCCCGTCGAGGGGTCGTGCGCGCTGAGACGCGGTCAAGGGGCCGAGCGCGGGCGCCGCGCCGCCGACCGATGAGGAGTCGCGCGGCCGGGCCCCTGACCGTGGAGGAGGCCGCCGCGCTGGCGGAGCGGCTCCGCGCCGAGGGCAAGCGAATCGTCCTGGCCAACGGGTGCTTCGACCTCCTGCACGTCGGCCACGTCCGGTATCTAAAAGACGCCCGCGCGCTCGGCGACGTCCTCTTCGTCGGCCTCAACGCCGACGCCGCCGTCACCCGTCTCAAGGGCCCCGGGCGTCCGCTGATGCCCGCGCCCGAGCGCGCCGAGCTGCTCGGAGCGCTGCGGGCCGTCGACCACGTGGTCGTCTTCGACGACGACACGGCCGACCGCCTGGTGGCGCGCCTCCGCCCGCACGTGCACGCCAAGGGCACGGACTACACGGTCGAGTCGGTGCCGGAGCGGGGGAGCGTTCGGGCCATCGGTGGCGAGATCGCCATCGCCGGCGATCCCAAGAGCCATTCGACGCGCGACCTGATCGCCCTGATCCGCGAGCGCTTCGGATGAAGGCAGTGCGAGCCGCAGGGCGGCCAGGAGTTGGGGCCCCTGCGTGCGAGGCGAGCCTATGAATAAGGTCGTGCGAGCCGCAGCACGTCGCGGGGCGGGGGTCCCTGCGTGCGAGGCGAGCCTATGAATAGGGTCGTGCGAGCCGCAGCACGTCGCGGGGCGGAGGCCCGGCCGTGCGAGGTGAGCCGATGAACTTCGCGCTCGTCAAGCTCTCGTCGCTGGGGGACGTGGTCCACGCCCTGCCGGTAGCCGCGACGCTGCGGGCGCGGCTGCCCGGCGCGCGGCTCAGCTGGATCGTCGAGCAGCGGGAGGCGGCCCTGCTGGCCGGCCATCCCGGGCTCGACGAGGTGCTGACGGTGGACACCCGCCTCTGGCGGCGGGCGCGGAGCGCGAGCGGCATCGCCGGCGCGGCCGTGGCGCTGGGCATGCTCCGGAGGCGGCTCACGGCGGGACACTTCGACGTCGCGTTCGATCTGCAGGGACTGCTCAAGAGCGGGCTGCTGGTCAGGCTGACGCGCGCTCCGGTTCGCATCGGCTTCAACGCCGGCCTCTGTCGGGAGCCGTTGAGCGCGCTCTTCACCAACCGTCGCGTGACGCCTCCGCCCGAGGCGACGCACGTCGTGGATCAGTACCTGGCCCTGCTCGAGCCACTGGGTATCCGCCAGCGTGTCGTCGCGTTCAACCTGCCGTCCGATCCGGGCGCCGAGACGAGGATCGACGACTTCTTCACGGCGGCCGGGCTCAAGCCGCGCAATCGGGTGGTGGTGCTCAACCCGGGCGCCGGGCGGCGGAACAAGCGCTGGCCGGCCGATCGGTTCCGGACGCTGGCGACGTGGCTCGCCGACGAGGCGGCCGCGCACGTGCTCGTCGTGTGGGGACCCGGCGAGGAGGCGGCGGCGCGGGCGATCGTCGGCGAGCCCGCCGCCGGCCGGCGGGTGCTGGCGCCGGCCACCACCCTCTACGAGTTGATCGCGGTCCTCCGGCGCGCCAGCCTGCTGGTGGCCGGCGACACCGGCCCGCTCCACCTGGCGGCGGCGCTGGGCACGCCGTGCATCGGGATCTACGGGCCCACGCGCGCCGAGCGCAACGGTCCCTATGGCTCGGGCCACCGTGCGCTCCAGGGCCAGGGCGGCCGGGTCGACGCGGTGGGCGTCGACGCGGTGGTCGCCGCGGCGACGGAGCTGCTGAGATGACGGCGCCGCCGCGCCTGAGCGTCGTGGTCGTTACCTACAACGAGGAGGAGCGGCTGCGCGACTGCCTGGAGAGCGTGGCCTGGGCGGACGAGATCGTCGTCGTCGACGCCGAATCGCAGGACAAGACGGTCCAGATCGCCCGCGAGTTCACCGATCACGTGATCGTCCGTCCGTGGCCGGGCTTCGCCCGCCAGAAGAACTTCGCGCTGGAGCGGGCCGGTGGCGACTGGGTCCTGTCGCTCGACGCCGACGAGGAGGTGTCGCCGGAGCTGAGGCACGAGATCCGCGCCCGTCTGGCCGGCAGCGCCGCCTACGAGGCGTACGCCCTGCCGCGGAAGAACATCTTCTGGGGACGGTGGGTGCGCCGCGGCGGCCTCTATCCCGACTGGCAAGTCCGGCTCTTCCAGCGTGGCCGGGCCCGCTTCGCCGAGCGGGATGTTCACGAGTCCCTGCGGGTCGACGGGCGCATCGGGCGGCTCCGGGGCGCACTGCTCCACCGCAGCTACCGCGACGTGGCGGACTTCCTCGCCCGGGCCGACCGGTACTCGACGCTGGCCGCCGGCGAATGGGTGAAGAGCGGCCGGCGCGCCCGCGCCCGCGATCTCGTGCTGCGGCCACTGGGGCGCTTCGTCGGCATGTACGTCCTGCGCCGGGGCTTCCTCGACGGCTGGAGGGGGCTTCTGCTGGCGGGGCTCTACGCGTACTATGTGTTCGTGCGATCGGCCAAGATCCTGGAGCAGGCGAGGCGCTGATGGCCAAGGATCGCGTCCTGTCGGGGATGCGTCCGACGGGCAAGCTCCATCTGGGAAACTATCTCGGCGCCCTCGACAACTGGGTGCGGTTGCAGGAGTCGCACGACTGTTTCTTCTTCATCGCCAACTGGCACGCGCTGACGACCGACGCCGAGAACTTCCGGGAGGTGCCGGGCAACACGATCGAGATGGTCGCCGACTGGCTCGGCGCCGGGCTCGAGCCGCAGCGGTGCACGATGTTCATCCAGTCGCTGGTCCCCGAGCACGCCGAGCTGCACCTACTCTTCTCGATGATCACGCCGGTCGGTTGGCTCGAGCGGGTGCCGACCTACAAGGAGATGATGGAGCAGCTCGGCATCGAGTCGCCCTCCTACGGCCTGCTCGGCTACCCGCTGCTCCAGGCGGCGGACATC from Candidatus Methylomirabilota bacterium encodes the following:
- a CDS encoding PfkB family carbohydrate kinase, which produces MAEARRLRAVIERFASRVLIVVGDLITDEYLIGKPGRISREAPVIILKFTDRDVRLGGAANAANNIHALGARVVPIGVVGRDRAGEELLTLFRTAGVPTDGIVTEAGRTTPVKTRIMAGGYQATRQQVVRIDREPSGELAPMAEDALLACLTALGAGADAIVVSDYGYGTVTPRVFERIRAIARKRGAIVSVDSRYELPRFTGVTAATPNEAELAELTGSPVDDERAVEKAGRQLLERLDAGMLLVTRGSQGVALLEREGGASFIPIFGTDEIADVTGAGDTVISSFTLALASGASPLEAATLANMAGGIVVMKRGTATVAHTELAQALSDGSP
- a CDS encoding adenylyltransferase/cytidyltransferase family protein, whose product is MRSRAAGPLTVEEAAALAERLRAEGKRIVLANGCFDLLHVGHVRYLKDARALGDVLFVGLNADAAVTRLKGPGRPLMPAPERAELLGALRAVDHVVVFDDDTADRLVARLRPHVHAKGTDYTVESVPERGSVRAIGGEIAIAGDPKSHSTRDLIALIRERFG
- the waaC gene encoding lipopolysaccharide heptosyltransferase I, yielding MNFALVKLSSLGDVVHALPVAATLRARLPGARLSWIVEQREAALLAGHPGLDEVLTVDTRLWRRARSASGIAGAAVALGMLRRRLTAGHFDVAFDLQGLLKSGLLVRLTRAPVRIGFNAGLCREPLSALFTNRRVTPPPEATHVVDQYLALLEPLGIRQRVVAFNLPSDPGAETRIDDFFTAAGLKPRNRVVVLNPGAGRRNKRWPADRFRTLATWLADEAAAHVLVVWGPGEEAAARAIVGEPAAGRRVLAPATTLYELIAVLRRASLLVAGDTGPLHLAAALGTPCIGIYGPTRAERNGPYGSGHRALQGQGGRVDAVGVDAVVAAATELLR
- a CDS encoding glycosyltransferase family 2 protein; protein product: MTAPPRLSVVVVTYNEEERLRDCLESVAWADEIVVVDAESQDKTVQIAREFTDHVIVRPWPGFARQKNFALERAGGDWVLSLDADEEVSPELRHEIRARLAGSAAYEAYALPRKNIFWGRWVRRGGLYPDWQVRLFQRGRARFAERDVHESLRVDGRIGRLRGALLHRSYRDVADFLARADRYSTLAAGEWVKSGRRARARDLVLRPLGRFVGMYVLRRGFLDGWRGLLLAGLYAYYVFVRSAKILEQARR